TGAACTTGTTAAAGATATAAAAGCTGGGTATTTAGTTGTTTCATACAACAATACTTACTCTTCAGAAACTGCTTAAATGCGACAGGGTTTACAACTACGTGATGTCCGACGGATGGGTAAAAAGTATGTCTGAAAAAGAAAAAGAGGATTTTAGAAACGAAGCCATCCATACCTGCCGAAACTGATGGCGCTGAGAGACTTCTATGGCACAGCCTTAGAAACTATCAAAATGTATGGAGAACTGTTTGACGTGCGGATGGGGGGGGGAGGGGAGTGCGGGTTTACTAAAGACTTCGATATTACAAACGTACTGCCGGCAGAAACGAATTATCCTTTGCTGTATAGTGGACTGACAGGCTTACAAGATAACATCTCTGACTAAAAAGAATATCGAAAGGGCGATAAAAATTTCCAGTGACGAAGCTTACGAAGGCGATGACAACGGGGAGGAGTTCTCTTTTAATTTAGTTGAACACGCTCTGACCTAGCTGGAAACGTCCGAACATATTCTGGTTGTGCTGAAAGATTTGATAAGCGCGAGCAGCACGAAGGACATATCAGAGGTGTAGAATGGCTGATATTGAGAAAGCTGTTCACTTATGCGAAGGACTCTAATGGACAAAATCATCCGCATGGTAAGAGAAGTCAAAGATACTACGATTGCTGTCGGTGCTGTAAATTCTGACAAGTTTCTAACGAGAACGATACATAAGAAAAATGAAAAAATTAATTGCAGGTGCGTTGGCATTAATTATGTTTGCAGGGGCAGCTTTCAGTGAAGGTGAAACGTGGAGCCAAATTGAGCTTGAAAACGCTAAAAAAAATCCGAAGTCGTGGACGTTTATTGAGTATTTTAAAGTAGTAAGATCTGCTTACGTCAGTGAAGCACAGGAAGAAGAATACCCAGCCACTACGAAAAAGTATATTTTTGTGTCCACCCAAATCCAAGACCTGATTGACCACTTAAGGGCTGCATACGCAAACAGTTCAACTGTTTGGAAAAAGTAATGAAACAAAAAGCCTTAAAAAAAGGAGTTGGAGTATGGGAATGCTGAAAAGAAGAATTATCTATATGCAGAGAAATTCAGGTTGAGATGAAAAGAGAATTTAAAAAAAACTTATTATATTAATAATTCCAGAAATAATAATCCCTTAATTTTATATATTTTACTTATTTATGGATTTAACAGGCTGTTGCGGTTTAACAGCGGAGGAAAGTTTAATAGGAAATATTTTAAAAATGATTTTGTTTATTTGGATTCTCCATATTTAATAGCTGCGAGTGAATACAATAAATTGTGGAATGAAAAATCAGAAGAATATTTGTTGAGGATTTTGGATGGGTTAAATGAACAAGGTGTGAGATTTGCATTGTCAAACATTATGTATTACAAAGGAAGTAAGAACAATATGTTGCTAAGTTGGATGGAAAAATATAATACTTAAATAGTCGGAAAATAGTAAAAGAAGTTTTAGTAACTAACTACTGAATTATGAAAAAACATCAAACTGAAAGGATTTTTTGAATATAATGGCAAAATACTTACGGTGATAGATATACTTAATAAAGTTGTACAGTTATTGATTCAAAATGGGTTGTATAGTCCGGCAAAAGTGTTTCAAAGTGTCAGAAATAAGTGGAATAATGGAATCAAATTGAGTAAAGCTGAAGTTGAAAAGATATTTATGGATAACACTCAAAATCATAAAGAAGCTGGCGTTGAAAAAGGTTGGGCATCAAGATTTGATGCATGGTTTAAAATTGCAAAAGAACTTAGTTTTGTGTGGTATTTTTTGCAAGAAAAAATAGTTTTTTCATGTTATTAGACAAAGAAAAGCCCGAGAATGAACTAATGGTTTTTACCAATACTTTTGCAAAATATCAAAGAGGTAATCCTTTTCGTAGAGTGTTAAATAAAAATATTCCTTTGGTTTTATTATTGAAAATAATTAGACTTTTGAATAACAACAACGCAGGTATTGCAAAAAAAGAGATTCTGTTACTTCTTTGTTGGCGGGATAATAATGCAGAGAGTTTATACGTTGAAGTCAAAAAATTCGTAAAAGTATGATTTTTTTCAAGTAATGAGATAATTTTAGAAACATGTTATAAAATGCTTAATGAAACAGAAAGAGATGATAATTCGATTTTAATAGATTATCCCGATGATTTTATTCTAAAAATGAGACTTACAGGTTTGATTTTCATACGAAGTGCGGTCATTTTATAGATTTGAATACAAAAGAGAACAATGTTATTGATTATTATGACTGGGTATTAATTAAAGAAGAACTACCTAATTGTTTAATAAGAAAGCTTCAAAAGATGAAATTTTAAAGATTGTTGAACAACTGTTGAGATTAGAATTTTTAATTTCTCTTGCTATTCTTAAAAAGCTTAAAAATGTTACGGTAAAACCGAATTTTGTTTCAGATGATGAAGGACTTCCTACAAGTTTTGCTTCTGGAGGTAAGCCTGATATTGAATATTTTGAGAATGATGATACGGTTTTGGTGGAAGTGACTATAACAACATATAAAAGAATCTTTTTCTGTTCATAGACATTTAGAAACATTTGTAAAAAAGGGAATTAAATCTTATTCGATATTCATTTCTCCAAGAACTTTTATTGATAATTTAGTTTTGTAAAAAAAGATGGGTTTAAAGTAAGAACATCTGGAATTGATAGTTTTATAAATGCATTGGGAAAATACAAAATTTTAAAAAGGCTACTCTTAAATAATATGGGGATAATATATGGAAAAAAGAATAGGATAGTTTGAAAGTATTGATTCGTGGTATAGGTAATAACAAAAAAAGAATACAGGAGCTTTGAATAGATGTTAGTAGAAAAGGAAGATAAAAAAAGAGGTAGGAATAAATCTTATAATTATGTTCGTAATTATTGTAGAATAATGAGTAATATTTGAAAAATGTATATTGCAAGAGAATCTTGACGATAATAAAAGCATAGATACACTTATAGTATAGAGATAATTTGGTAGGATTTAACAAACGATTAAACCCTTTCTCTATCATATATCATTTAAGTATTGTCACTTGATAGTACTAGCTTAACTTCACCTAGCAACACTAATTCCTGATAATCAAATTGATGGGGAAATGTGCGCGCAACTACCCTGCGGATAAGCCGGAAAAGTTGTTGAATAGTGCAAAAGAACGAATGTCCTGTCCTATTTTTACATGAGTTTTTTACAAAGTTGCAATCTGAATATTAAAACTGTTATAGGAGAAATTATGTTCTTAGCGTTAGACATTGGCAACACAAATATAACTGTTGGTTTGTTTGCCATGAAAGACAAGAAAGTTTTACCTGAACCGTTGAAAGTTTGGATAATGTCAACTGTAAAAGAGCGGACTTTCGACGAATATGCAACATTGCTTATGAATATGCTTTTTTATGACGGTTTTGACGCAAAACAACTAAGCAATTTTGCGGTTGCAAGCGTTGTTCCGTCGTTAAATCCTGTTTTTGAAGAACTTATAAAAAAATATTTTGGAAAAAAAACGTTTTTTGTGAACTCAAAAAACTGCGGCGGACTTGTTTTTGCGGCGGGAAATTCTAAAGAAACCGGCGCTGACAGAATTGCCAATGTTGTTGCTGCATATTCTGTTTATGTCGATAGCTGTATTGTTATTGATTTCGGTACGGCAACAACTTTTGATTGCATAAATTCTGAAGGAATATATATCGGTGGGGCGATAGCTCCAGGGCCGTCAATTTCAGCGCGGTTGCTTAACTTAAAAACAGAGCAGCTTCCGCGTGTGGAAGTGAAAAAACCTTTAAAATCAATAGGACTTACAACCGTTGAATGCATGCAGTCAGGACTTTATTTTGGTTATACGGGGCTGGTAAAAGAACTTATTGCAAGAATAAAAAATGAAATGAAAATAAAGCATATAATTGCCACCGGCGGTTTAGCTGGACTTATGTTTGACGAAATAGAAGAAATAGAAATTATTTTGCCGTATTTGACTTTATCTGGAGTACGAATTGTATGGGAAAAAGTAATTTAAATGTCGAAAATTGAGAAAAAATTTTTAAATTTATGCGATATGTTTGTTGTTTTATCTGTGGTATTTTAAAATCCTTAGATTCTTAATAATATGAGTTAGACCATTTTTTTAGAGACAAGATATAAAAATATCTTGATGTTTTTACAAGAGATTTTAAGCGAGCAATTTCTGGAAATTCTTTTAGACTTGAGCGTTAGATCGGAGCAAAAATATTTTATTAGCAGGTTTTTGCGAGTTATGTAATCGTGAGAATTATAGATTGGAACAACATTTGCTTTCGGTTTTTCAACTTGTAATCGGACTTCTCTATATAACACCCATGCACTTAATGCAAATCAGTGGACAATGACAATAATGAAGAAAAATTATTTTATAATATCCTGATTTCTATGCTTTCTTAAGATGAACACTAATATTCACAACATAGGAGATGGACTGTTTAAGCCGAAGAGTTTTAACGGGTTTTATTCTTTCCGGATAATGCTTTTTTGTTATTTTTTCTCTGCTTGCATTCAAACTATGAAAAAGATACTGATACTACATTGACAAAGAGAGATAGTTATTGTACAATTCACTACATGCTAAGTAATAGAGTAGTTAATCCCAGCTCACTTTCACCCAGATTTTATTTAAGGGAAAAGAGGTTAGAGAGTATAAAACAATGTTTTTATATGGTGTATTTACGGGGCGGGTGTGGAGTCCGCCCCGATTTTTTATTTAAAAATTGACAAGTTTTGTCAGGGGAGGATTCGTAGAAAACAGAAAATTTCGTATAAACCAGTTTATCAAAGTGCCGGAGGTAAGACTTGTTGATTTTGATGGGACAATGATAGGAGTAATAAAAACAGCCGATGCTTTAGCAAAAGCGCAGGCAAAAGATTTGGATTTAGTGGAAATTTCTCCGCAGGCAAACCCGCCTGTATGTAGAATAATTAACTTCTCTAAATTCAAGTATGAGATGGAGAAAAAAGAGAAAGAAGCCAGAAAAAAACAAAAAATCTTTCATATTAAAGAAGTCAGAATAAGACCCCGTATCAGCGACCATGATTTGGAAGTTAAAATTAAACATGCCAGGGAATTTATTGATGGAGGAGATAAAGTGCAACTTACGGCTTTATTTTCCGGAAGAGAAATGCAACACAAAGATTTGGGAATTAAAATTATGGAAAGAATAAAAGAATCTTTGGCTGATATTGCGTGTCCCGAAAGAAAAGTTTATTCAATGGGTATGAGGATATTTTTGACTTTGGTCCCCAAAAATAAAATAAAATAAATTTAATTTGTGACAGACTGTTTTAAGTTCGGTTCGGCAGATGCAGATGTAGATTGGTTTGTCATAGTTTGGGGGAGGGGGGGATAAAGTGCCTAAAATGAAACAGCACAGCGGTGCAAAAAAACGCTTTAAAGTTACAGGAAAAGGAAAGGTTAAATATAAGAAGCCAGGGCAGAGACATCTTTTGACTGGGGATTCCGGGAACCAAAACAGAAAAGCAAGAAAACCTGCCATAGTTACAAAATCGGATATGAAAACGATGAAAAAGATTATGTCGTACAGTTTTTAGTAATATTATATAGGGGAGATTTTAGATGCGTGCGAAAAGTGTTGTGTATACAAGACAAAGAAAGAAAAAAATATTCAGACTTGCAAAAGGATCTTATGCAACAAAAAAAAACCGTTGGAGAATGGTAATCCAGCAGGTAGAAAGATCTCTTAATTATGCTTATACCGGAAGAAAGGACAATAAGGCAAATTTCAGAACTCTTTGGATAGTACGTCTTAATGCTGCAGTAAGAGAAGAAGGAATTTCTTATAATAGATTTATTTTCGGGCTTAAGAAAGCCAATGTTGCAATAGACAGAAAGATGCTTGCAGAAATAGCGGTAAACGATAATACTGCATTTAAACAGCTGGTTGAAGTTGTGAAAGCTGCATAGAAATAAATAAATTATTCTCCGGCAAAAACACTGATATTGTTTTTTCTTGAACTTATAATAACAGGCGTATTACTTTTGTCGCTTCCTGCCGCGCGCAGTTTCAGCGGTTTTTCTTTTATTACAAATTTATTTACATCTGTTTCAGCTGTATGCGTTATGGGTCTTTCAGTCGTAAGTATTGGTGAATATTATTCAAAGTTCGGACAGATAGTTATTTTAATTCTCGTGCAGCTTGGCGGTATAGGGTATATGCTTGTTTCCACCTCTATTACGCTGCTGTTTGGTAAAATAGCTTTGAAAGACAGACGCATAATGATTTGATATATCGTCTTTCAGCGGTTTAAAGAAACTTCTTTTAAAAGCT
This genomic interval from Candidatus Endomicrobiellum trichonymphae contains the following:
- a CDS encoding DNA adenine methylase; amino-acid sequence: MRFNSGGKFNRKYFKNDFVYLDSPYLIAASEYNKLWNEKSEEYLLRILDGLNEQGVRFALSNIMYYKGSKNNMLLSWMEKYNT
- a CDS encoding AlwI family type II restriction endonuclease, whose protein sequence is MFNKKASKDEILKIVEQLLRLEFLISLAILKKLKNVTVKPNFVSDDEGLPTSFASGGKPDIEYFENDDTVLVEVTITTYKRIFFCS
- a CDS encoding type III pantothenate kinase, yielding MFLALDIGNTNITVGLFAMKDKKVLPEPLKVWIMSTVKERTFDEYATLLMNMLFYDGFDAKQLSNFAVASVVPSLNPVFEELIKKYFGKKTFFVNSKNCGGLVFAAGNSKETGADRIANVVAAYSVYVDSCIVIDFGTATTFDCINSEGIYIGGAIAPGPSISARLLNLKTEQLPRVEVKKPLKSIGLTTVECMQSGLYFGYTGLVKELIARIKNEMKIKHIIATGGLAGLMFDEIEEIEIILPYLTLSGVRIVWEKVI
- the infC gene encoding translation initiation factor IF-3; the protein is MTSFVRGGFVENRKFRINQFIKVPEVRLVDFDGTMIGVIKTADALAKAQAKDLDLVEISPQANPPVCRIINFSKFKYEMEKKEKEARKKQKIFHIKEVRIRPRISDHDLEVKIKHAREFIDGGDKVQLTALFSGREMQHKDLGIKIMERIKESLADIACPERKVYSMGMRIFLTLVPKNKIK
- the rpmI gene encoding 50S ribosomal protein L35 encodes the protein MKQHSGAKKRFKVTGKGKVKYKKPGQRHLLTGDSGNQNRKARKPAIVTKSDMKTMKKIMSYSF
- the rplT gene encoding 50S ribosomal protein L20 encodes the protein MRAKSVVYTRQRKKKIFRLAKGSYATKKNRWRMVIQQVERSLNYAYTGRKDNKANFRTLWIVRLNAAVREEGISYNRFIFGLKKANVAIDRKMLAEIAVNDNTAFKQLVEVVKAA
- a CDS encoding potassium transporter TrkG, with the translated sequence MFFLELIITGVLLLSLPAARSFSGFSFITNLFTSVSAVCVMGLSVVSIGEYYSKFGQIVILILVQLGGIGYMLVSTSITLLFGKIALKDRRIMI